In the genome of bacterium, the window TCTCTTGCCAGAAGACAGATATATTGACTTTATAAGAGATACACGACTACATCATCGTTTTCAAAAAAGATATTAACTACGGTGATGATTGCGGTGGGGATACACCTCTTCCCATTCCGAACAGAGAAGTTAAGTCCACTTGCGCCGATGGTACTGCTTGGGAGACCTTGTGGGAGAGTAGGTAGTTGCCGGGTTATAAAAATGAAGCGTCCTCGAAAGAGGACGCTTTTTTTTAATGGTGCGCATTCATTTGGAGTTTGAGTTTCATGCTCATCAAAGGGAAAATATTCATACAATTTTCAACAAAAAAACCCATACATCCTGAAAAATATATTAAATTGAGTTTTTACAGCCTTTAAATATGTGTGTTTGTCTTGTCGGGGCAGTTCATGAATTGCTCCTACTTGTAATCCGCGAATACCCGCGTTCCATTTATAATTTTAATACGTTTGAGAATAATATTATCCCCAAAGGTCAGTTTGATGGTTTCTCAAATTCTGGAAAAAGGTTCCGATGTGACTCTCTCCGAGGATATGTACCGGTCGGGTATACGAGTCACCGTGGTCGGTATGGTTATAAATGTATTGCTCATTATTCTCAAGTTATTCGGTGGAATTTTCGGGTCTTCGGCGGCCATGATCGCCGATGCGATACATTCGGCGTCGGATTTCCTGACCGATATCGGCGTTATTATCGGTCTCAAGTTTCTGTCGAAGCCGCCGGACAGTTCCCATGCATATGGTCACGGCCGTGTGGAAACCGTGATATCCTTAATCATGGGGCTTGTCATCATTATTACCGGATTTGGAATTTTCAGGAACGGCGGCCATGCAATAATTCATTTTTTCGGTGGAGTATCCCCCGTAATGCCGGGAGTGATTGCTCTCGTCATGGGAATTGTATCCATCCTGTCGAAAGAGGGCCTGTTCTGGTATACCCGTTTTGTGGCACGCCGTGTCGGCTCACGGTCTATTGAGGCGAATGCATGGCATCACCGTTCCGATGCCTTTTCGTCCGTAGGCACGGTGCTGGGAATCGGCGGGGCGATCGTTCTGGGAGAACACTGGACTGTTCTCGACCCTGTTGCTGCCGTTTTCGTGAGCTTTCTTATCATGAAAGTCGGTGTGGACATCTGCTGGAGCGCATTCAGGGAGCTTTCCGATGAGTCCCTCTCCACCGATGTCCGGGATACGCTCGAAACGGCTATCAAGCAGGTCGAGGGGATCAGGGGATTCCACCATGTCCGGACACGGTCGCTCGGCAGGTATGTTACCGTGGATGCCCATGTGCAGGTCGATCCGGAGCTGTCAGTTCGCGCGGGGCATAATATTGCTCATAAAGTTGAGAATGCCATCCGCCGTGTGGTAAAAAACGCCGCGTTTGTTACCATCCATGTTGAGCCCAAGGATGATAGAATATAGTATATGGGCAGCTCTCCGGTTGTTTGTGGAAAATCTGTCCGGCAGAACGATTCCAACCGATTATCTTCAAAATGTGATAACCCGAATTTTAATCTGAAAATGCATCTGCGGTTCCCGGCGCTGAAGCCACGGCATGGTGTCGGGAGTCCCTGTAACGCCGTCATTCCCGAATCATTAATCGGGGATCCATATGCAGCCTGCATTCTTTTCTTATCCTTCGTTGTGATTATCTATAGTCATTGCGGGTATTCATGAAAATATTTGTTGTACTCTTCTCTTAACAGTAATTAAAGAAATCACTTGAATTCGACTATCCACCGCCAAAGGCGTTGGCTTTTCGCCGAATTCATGGCTA includes:
- a CDS encoding cation diffusion facilitator family transporter; amino-acid sequence: MVSQILEKGSDVTLSEDMYRSGIRVTVVGMVINVLLIILKLFGGIFGSSAAMIADAIHSASDFLTDIGVIIGLKFLSKPPDSSHAYGHGRVETVISLIMGLVIIITGFGIFRNGGHAIIHFFGGVSPVMPGVIALVMGIVSILSKEGLFWYTRFVARRVGSRSIEANAWHHRSDAFSSVGTVLGIGGAIVLGEHWTVLDPVAAVFVSFLIMKVGVDICWSAFRELSDESLSTDVRDTLETAIKQVEGIRGFHHVRTRSLGRYVTVDAHVQVDPELSVRAGHNIAHKVENAIRRVVKNAAFVTIHVEPKDDRI